A region of Hippoglossus stenolepis isolate QCI-W04-F060 chromosome 7, HSTE1.2, whole genome shotgun sequence DNA encodes the following proteins:
- the gask1b gene encoding Golgi-associated kinase 1B, whose product MGKSRSLWLCFPVLRLTSSFWRCPLSRRSLIIATLCAVYLLFVVSYVGYSQQHRDRRTDKHKYRHTRGLETDGAFLDSADLPTGESFVVPTRSNVVYITLKFKRLKPANIRGTIRPKLRRKLRRNKSASSAFTQDKLGALERDAGQINRHFAPKTSWRETRDVDYKSLDVIHSSHRDAVSNTSSIRIYSQRAPQWFSAQDVGAMRFLADAKVLRIREVSRGESPSPLLVFEAETRTRGNHTTARGSVCVGRCGVISSPVDTTEVFAFHLDRVLGLNRTLPAVGRKFRFLHDGQPCPVALWDASLYPEGLAAGRATVRLTWGGYQRSLKQRCWHRNINPRPDSDCCSIHHYEWSKLALFDFLLQIHNRLDGSCCGFRPRQEDECVELGHHAECGDPERLQLANIFHRGHDPRHLVFTNNKGFFDRNEDNLDFRLLEGITELPEQAVSVLRSRRLRERLLQSLFLDQTYWESQGGRQGIDKLIDVIERRAKVLLTYINAHGIKVITMNV is encoded by the exons ATGGGGAAGTCTCGCTCTCTCTGGCTGTGCTTCCCTGTCCTGAGACTGACGAGCAGCTTTTGGAGGTGCCCTCTCTCCAGAAGGAGTTTGATCATCGCGACCCTATGTGCGGTCTATCTGCTTTTTGTGGTTTCATACGTTGGATACTCTCAGCAGCACcgggacagacggacagacaaacacaagtacCGACACACCCGTGGACTGGAGACCGATGGTGCCTTTCTGGACTCTGCGGACCTGCCCACCGGTGAGAGCTTTGTGGTCCCGACCCGGTCCAACGTGGTGTACATCACGCTCAAGTTCAAGCGCCTGAAACCGGCAAATATTCGGGGCACAATCAGGCCAAAACTCAGGAGGAAGCTGAGAAGGAATAAATCAGCCAGTTCCGCTTTTACGCAGGACAAACTTGGCGCTTTGGAGCGAGACGCGGGGCAGATTAATCGCCACTTTGCACCCAAGACTTCCTGGAGAGAAACCAGGGATGTGGATTATAAATCTTTAGATGTAATCCACAGCTCTCACAGAGATGCAGTGTCTAACACCAGCTCCATACGAATCTACAGCCAGCGCGCACCGCAGTGGTTCAGCGCACAGGACGTGGGAGCCATGCGCTTTCTTGCGGATGCCAAAGTTTTGCGCATCAGAGAAGTTTCTCGCGGGGAGTCTCCATCGCCGCTCCTGGTGTTTGAGGCTGAGACAAGGACCAGAGGAAACCACACGACAGCACGGGGCAGTGTGTGCGTGGGGCGGTGTGGAGTCATCTCCAGCCCCGTGGACACCACTGAGGTCTTTGCTTTCCATTTGGACAGAGTGCTGGGGCTGAACAGGACGCTACCAGCCGTGGGCAGAAAGTTCAGATTTCTACACG ACGGACAGCCATGTCCAGTGGCGTTATGGGACGCGTCTCTGTACCCAGAGGGCCTCGCTGCAGGGCGGGCCACTGTGAGGTTAACATGGGGGGGCTACCAGAGATCCCTGAAGCAAAGGTGTTGGCATAGAAACATCAACCCGAGGCCCGACTCCGACTGCTGCAGTATTCATCACTACGAGTGGAGCAAACTCGCCCTGTTTGACTTCTTGTTACAG ATTCACAACCGTCTGGACGGGAGCTGCTGCGGGTTCCGGCCCCGGCAGGAGGACGAGTGCGTGGAGCTCGGCCACCATGCTGAGTGCGGGGACCCGGAGCGCCTCCAACTGGCCAACATCTTCCACAGGGGTCACGACCCCAGACACCTGGTGTTCACCAACAACAAGGGCTTCTTCGACCGCAACGAGGACAACCTGGACTTCAGGCTGCTGGAGGGGATCACTGA GCTCCCGGAGCAGGCGGTGTCGgtgctgaggagcaggaggctgaGGGAACGACTCCTTCAGTCTCTGTTCCTGGACCAGACGTACTGGGAGAGCCAGGGCGGCCGACAGGGCATCGACAAGCTGATCGACGTCATCGAGAGGCGGGCGAAGGTCCTCCTCACCTACATCAACGCACATGGGATCAAAGTCATCACAATGAACGTGTGA